Proteins found in one Heptranchias perlo isolate sHepPer1 chromosome 23, sHepPer1.hap1, whole genome shotgun sequence genomic segment:
- the LOC137341246 gene encoding myosin-1B-like, with amino-acid sequence MGDSEMAVFGAAAPFLRKTDKERLEAQNLPFDAKSACYVHDDKELYVKGTLKSKEGGKATVETLLDKRTVTVKDDQVFPMNPPKFDKVEDMVMMTHLNEASVLYNLKERYAAWMIYTYSGLFCVTVNPYKWLPVYNPEVVSGYRGKKRQEAPPHIFSISDNAYQAMQTDRENQSILITGESGAGKTVNTKRVIQYFASVATTSDKKKETQSAGKGTLEDQIIQANPLLEAFGNAKTVRNDNSSRFGKFIRIHFGTTGKLASADIETYLLEKSRVTFQLKAERSYHIFYQMMTNHKPEIVEACLITTNPYDYQFISQGEITVKSIDDTEELVATDTAIDILGFVIEEKWGIYKLTGAVMHFGNMKFKQKQREEQAEPEGTEDADKVAYLTGLNSADLLKCLCYPRVKVGNEFVTKGQTVQQVYNSVGALAKSIFEKMFLWMVIRINQQLDTKQARQFFIGVLDIAGFEIFDYNSLEQLCINFTNEKLQQFFNHHMFVLEQEEYKKEGIDWEFIDFGMDLAACIELIEKPMGIFSILEEECMFPKASDTSFKNKLHDQHLGKSNNFQKPKPVKGRPEAHFSLVHYAATVDYSITGWLEKNKDPLNESVIGLFQKSSVKLLGHLYAASAEAESSGKKAGKKKGSSFQTVSALFRENLGKLMSNLRTTHPHFVRCLIPNETKTPGIMENHLVIHQLRCNGVLEGIRICRKGFPSRIIYGDFKQRYRILNASAIPEGQFIDSKKASEKLLGSIDVDHTQYKFGHTKVFFKAGLLGALEEMRDEKLAQLVTRTQAMCRGFLMRVEFKRMMERREALYILQYNIRSFTNVKHWPWMQLFFKIKPLLKSAETEKEMANMKDEFEKTKEALAKSEARRKELEEKMVSLSQEKNDLQLQVQSEGETLADAEERCEGLIKNKIQLEAKVKEINERLEDEEEMNAELTAKKRKLEDECSELKKDIDDLELTLAKVEKEKHATENKVKNLTEEMASLDENIAKITKEKKALQEAHQQTLDDLQAEEDKVNTLTKSKTKLEQQVDDLEGSLEQEKKLRMDLERSKRKLEGDLKLSQETTMDLENDKQQLDEKLKKKEFEISQLQSKVEDEQALASQLQKKIKELQARIEELEEEIEAERASRAKTEKQRADLSRELEEISERLEEAGGATAAQIEMNKKREAEFQKMRRDLEESTLQHEATAAALRKKQADSVAELGEQIDNLQRVKQKLEKEKSELKMEVDDLASNMESVSKAKANLEKVARTLEDQVSELKTKHDEHQRLINDLSTHKARLGTENGELNRQVEEKEALVSQLTRGKQGFTQQIEELKRQLEEETKAKSALAHALQSARHDCDLIREQYEEEQEAKAELQRGMSKANSEVAQWRTKYETDAIQRTEELEEAKKKLAQRLQDAEEHIEAVNSKCASLEKTKQRLQGEVEDLMIDVERANSAAAALDKKQRNFDKVLADWKQKFEENQAELEAAQKESRSLSTEVFKMKNAYEESLEHLETLKRENKNLQQEISDLTEHLGESSKVLHELEKAKKTAEQEKSEIQSALEEAEASLEHEESKILRIQLELNQVKSEVDRKIAEKDEEIEQLKRNHQRIVDTMQNALESEVRSRNDALRIKKKMEGDLNEMEIQLGHANRQASEAQKHLRNLQGHLKDTQLKLDDACRSQEDLKEQLAMVERRSGLQQAEIEEIRAALEQTDRVRKIAEQELTDVTERVQLLHSQNTSLINTKKKLDSDLNHLQSEMEETIQESRNAEDKAKKAITDAAMMAEELKKEQDTSAHLERMKKNLEQTVKDLQHRLDEAEQLAMKGGKKQLQKLESRVRELENELEAEQKRGIDATKGVRKYERRVKELSYQSEEDRKNVLRLQDLVDKLQMKVKAYKRQSEESEEQANVHLTKFRKVQHELEEAEERADIAESQVTKIRSKSRDIIGKAAEE; translated from the exons ATGGGGGATTCGGAAATGGCAGTGTTTGGAGCGGCGGCGCCGTTTTTGCGTAAGACTGATAAGGAAAGGCTGGAAGCTCAGAACCTTCCATTCGATGCTAAATCTGCCTGCTATGTACACGACGATAAAGAATTGTACGTTAAAGGTACACTCAagagcaaggagggtggtaaagcCACCGTGGAGACATTATTAGACAAGAgg ACCGTAACTGTTAAAGATGATCAAGTCTTCCCAATGAATCCTCCAAAATTCGATAAAGTCGAGGACATGGTCATGATGACCCACCTGAATGAAGCATCTGTGCTGTATAACCTCAAAGAGCGTTATGCAGCCTGGATGATCTAT ACCTACTCTGGGTTGTTCTGTGTCACTGTGAACCCCTACAAGTGGTTGCCAGTGTACAATCCCGAGGTAGTCTCTGGTTACAGAGGCAAGAAGCGTCAGGAGGCTCCTCCCCACATCTTCTCCATCTCTGACAACGCTTATCAGGCCATGCAAACGG ATCGTGAAAACCAGTCTATCTTGATCAC CGGAGAATCCGGTGCCGGAAAGACTGTGAACACGAAACGTGTCATccagtactttgcatcggttgcAACTACAAGTGATAAGAAGAAGGAGACTCAATCAGCTGGGAAG GGAACCCTGGAGGATCAAATCATCCAGGCTAACCCGTTGCTGGAAGCCTTTGGTAATGCCAAGACAGTGAGAAATGACAACTCATCTCGCTTT GGTAAATTTATCAGAATTCATTTCGGTACCACCGGGAAACTGGCTTCAGCCGATATTGAAACCT ATCTACTGGAAAAATCCAGAGTAACATTCCAGCTAAAAGCTGAAAGGAGTTACCACATTTTCTACCAGATGATGACCAACCACAAACCAGAAATTGTTG AGGCTTGTCTCATTACCACCAATCCCTATGATTATCAATTCATCAGCCAGGGTGAGATTACTGTCAAGAGTATTGACGATACGGAAGAACTGGTAGCGACTGAT ACCGCTATCGATATCCTGGGCTTTGTCATTGAGGAGAAATGGGGCATCTACAAACTGACTGGTGCAGTAATGCACTTTGGTAATATGAAATTCAAGCAAAAGCAGCGTGAGGAGCAGGCTGAGCCCGAAGGCACAGAAG ATGCTGACAAGGTTGCATACCTGACCGGCCTCAACTCTGCAGATTTGCTAAAGTGTTTATGCTATCCACGAGTAAAGGTTGGCAATGAATTTGTGACCAAAGGTCAGACTGTCCAGCAG GTCTACAACTCAGTTGGTGCCCTTGCCAAATCAATTTTTGAGAAAATGTTCTTGTGGATGGTTATCCGCATCAATCAGCAATTGGACACAAAACAGGCCAGACAGTTTTTCATTGGTGTGCTGGATATTGCTGGGTTCGAAATTTTTGAT TACAACAGCTTAGAACAGTTGTGTATCAACTTCACTAATGAGAAACTGCAGCAGTTCTTCAACCACCACATGTTTGTTCTGGAacaagaggagtacaaaaaggaaGGAATTGATTGGGAATTCATTGACTTTGGTATGGATCTGGCTGCTTGCATTGAACTAATCGAAAAG CCCATGGGTATCTTCTCAATCCTGGAAGAGGAGTGTATGTTCCCCAAGGCCTCAGACACTTCTTTCAAGAATAAACTGCATGACCAGCATCTTGGTAAGTCAAACAACTTCCAGAAACCCAAGCCGGTCAAAGGAAGACCTGAAGCTCACTTCTCACTGGTCCATTATGCAGCCACTGTGGACTATTCCATTACTGGCtggctggaaaagaacaaggacccCCTGAATGAATCTGTGATTGGACTGTTCCAGAAATCATCAGTAAAACTTTTGGGTCATCTCTATGCTGCATCCGCTGAAG CTGAAAGCAGTGGCAAGAAAGCTGGCAAAAAGAAGGGCTCTTCCTTCCAGACAGTATCTGCGCTGTTCAGG GAAAACTTAGGCAAGCTGATGTCTAACCTGAGAACTACGCATCCACATTTTGTGCGTTGTTTAATCCCCAATGAGACAAAGACACCAG GTATTATGGAAAACCACCTTGTCATACACCAGCTGAGGTGCAATGGTGTGCTGGAAGGTATCAGAATCTGCAGAAAGGGATTCCCAAGCAGAATCATCTATGGTGACTTCAAGCAAAG ATACAGGATTCTTAATGCAAGTGCCATTCCTGAAGGTCAATTCATTGATAGCAAGAAGGCCTCCGAGAAACTGTTGGGATCCATTGATGTAGATCACACCCAATATAAATTTGGACACACCAAG GTGTTTTTCAAGGCTGGGCTCTTGGGTGCACTTGAAGAGATGAGAGATGAAAAGTTGGCACAACTCGTTACCCGCACCCAGGCTATGTGCCGTGGATTCCTAATGAGGGTTGAATTTAAGAGAATGATGGAAAGGAG GGaagcactgtacattctacagtacAACATCCGTTCATTCACAAACGTCAAACATTGGCCATGGATGCAATTGTTTTTCAAGATCAAACCTCTTCTGAAGAGTGCTGAAACTGAAAAGGAAATGGCGAATATGAAAGATGAGTTTGAGAAAACGAAGGAGGCACTTGCCAAATCTGAAGCACGAAGGAAGGAATTAGAAGAGAAAATGGTGTCTCTTTCACAGGAAAAGAATGATCTCCAACTCCAAGTCCAATCG GAAGGTGAAACTCTAGCAGATGCGGAAGAAAGGTGTGAGGGACTGATTAAAAATAAGATTCAACTGGAGGCTAAAGTGAAGGAAATTAATGAAAGATTGGAAGATGAAGAGGAGATGAACGCTGAACTCACAGCTAAGAAGAGAAAACTGGAGGATGAGTGTTCAGAACTGAAGAAAGATATTGATGACTTGGAGCTCACattagccaaagttgaaaaagAAAAACATGCCACTGAGAACAAG GTTAAAAACCTCACTGAAGAGATGGCTAGTCTCGATGAAAACATCGCTAAAATAACAAAGGAAAAGAAAGCCCTCCAAGAGGCCCATCAACAGACTTTGGATGACCTCCAGGCTGAGGAAGACAAAGTCAACACTCTAACCAAATCAAAGACTAAGCTTGAACAACAAGTTGATGAT CTCGAAGGTTCGCTTGAACAGGAGAAGAAACTTCGCATGGATCTGGAACGCTCCAAGAGGAAGCTTGAAGGCGACTTGAAATTGTCCCAAGAAACCACAATGGATTTGGAAAATGATAAGCAGCAATTGGATGAGAAGCTAAAAAA GAAGGAATTTGAAATCAGCCAACTTCAAAGCAAAGTTGAAGATGAGCAGGCTTTGGCTTCCCAACTACAGAAAAAGATTAAAGAATTACAG GCTCGTATTGAAGAGCTTGAAGAAGAAATTGAAGCTGAACGTGCCTCTCGTGCTAAAACTGAGAAACAGAGAGCTGATCTTTCTCGGGAACTTGAAGAGATCAGTGAGCGACTGGAAGAAGCTGGCGGTGCAACTGCAGCACAGATTGAAATGAACAAAAAACGCGAAGCAGAGTTTCAGAAAATGCGCCGCGATCTGGAAGAATCTACCCTGCAGCATGAAGCCACGGCCGCTGCTCTTCGTAAGAAGCAGGCCGATAGCGTTGCAGAACTTGGGGAACAAATTGACAATCTGCAACGTGTGAAACAGAAGCTCGAGAAGGAAAAGAGTGAGCTGAAGATGGAAGTTGATGACCTTGCTAGCAACATGGAATCTGTATCGAAAGCCAAG GCAAACCTGGAGAAGGTGGCCCGGACTCTTGAGGACCAGGTCAGCGAACTGAAGACCAAACACGATGAGCATCAACGTTTGATCAACGATTTATCAACGCATAAAGCACGTCTTGGAACTGAGAACG GTGAACTGAATCGCCAGGTAGAGGAGAAGGAAGCCTTGGTATCTCAGCTGACAAGAGGAAAACAAGGGTTTACTCAACAGATCGAGGAGCTCAAGAGGCAGCTGGAGGAAGAAACAAAG GCTAAGAGTGCCTTGGCACATGCTCTGCAATCTGCCCGCCATGACTGTGATTTGATCCGTGAGCAATATGAAGAGGAACAGGAGGCAAAGGCTGAGCTCCAGCGTGGCATGTCCAAGGCCAACAGTGAAGTCGCTCAGTGGAGAACAAAATATGAAACTGATGCAATCCAGCGCAcagaggaactggaggaggccaa gaaaaaacttgctcAGCGTTTGCAGGATGCAGAAGAGCACATTGAAGCTGTGAACTCAAAATGTGCTTCATTGGAAAAGACAAAACAGAGGTTGCAGGGTGAAGTAGAGGATCTTATGATCGATGTGGAGAGGGCCAATTCAGCAGCAGCAGCTCTtgacaagaaacagaggaacTTTGACAAG GTTCTGGCAGATTGGAAACAGAAATTTGAGGAAAACCAGGCTGAACTGGAAGCAGCTCAGAAGGAATCCCGCAGTCTGAGTACTGAAGTCTTCAAGATGAAGAATGCATATGAGGAGTCTCTGGAGCACCTTGAAACTCTTAAACGAGAGAACAAGAATCTGCAGC agGAGATCTCGGATCTGACTGAGCATCTGGGTGAAAGCAGCAAGGTCCTCCATGAGCTAGAAAAGGCAAAGAAGACAGCTGAGCAGGAGAAGAGTGAAATTCAGTCGGCTCTGGAGGAGGCAGAG GCCTCTCTGGAACATGAAGAGAGCAAGATCCTCCGTATCCAGCTAGAACTGAACCAAGTAAAATCTGAAGTAGACAGGAAAATTGCAGAGAAAGATGAGGAGATTGAACAGCTGAAGAGGAACCACCAGAGAATTGTAGACACAATGCAAAATGCCTTGGAGTCTGAAGTCAGGAGCAGAAATGATGCTTTAAGAATCAAAAAGAAAATGGAGGGCGATCTAAATGAAATGGAGATTCAGTTGGGACATGCCAACCGTCAGGCTTCAGAAGCTCAGAAACATCTCAGAAACCTGCAAGGTCATTTAAAG GATACTCAGTTAAAGCTGGATGATGCTTGCAGAAGCCAGGAAGACTTGAAGGAGCAATTGGCCATGGTTGAGCGCAGAAGTGGTCTGCAGCAGGCTGAGATTGAAGAAATAAGAGCAGCACTGGAGCAGACAGATAGAGTTCGCAAGATCGCTGAACAGGAGCTCACTGATGTCACTGAGAGGGTACAGCTGCTGCACTCTCAG AACACAAGTCTCATCAACACAAAGAAGAAACTGGATTCTGACCTGAATCATCTCCAATCTGAAATGGAAGAAACTATTCAGGAATCAAGAAATGCTGAAGATAAAGCAAAGAAGGCTATCACAGAT GCTGCCATGATGGCTGAAGagctgaagaaggagcaggataccAGTGCTCACCTTGAACGAATGAAGAAGAACCTCGAGCAGACAGTGAAGGACCTGCAGCACCGCCTGGATGAGGCTGAGCAGCTGGCaatgaaaggaggaaagaaacagCTCCAGAAACTGGAGTCAAGG GTGCGTGAGCTGGAAAATGAACTGGAAGCTGAGCAGAAGCGAGGCATTGATGCCACCAAAGGTGTTCGCAAATATGAAAGAAGAGTCAAGGAGCTGTCCTATCAG TCAGAGGAAGACAGAAAAAATGTTCTGAGACTGCAGGACTTAGTTGACAAGCTGCAGATGAAGGTTAAGGCCTACAAGAGACAATCTGAGGAGTCT GAGGAGCAGGCTAATGTTCATCTGACAAAGTTCAGGAAAGTACAGCATGAACTGGAGGAAGCTGAGGAACGCGCTGACATTGCAGAGTCCCAAGTCACCAAAATTAGATCTAAAAGCCGTGACATAATTGGCAAG GCTGCTGAAGAGTAG